The following is a genomic window from Pyricularia oryzae 70-15 chromosome 5, whole genome shotgun sequence.
ATTATTATGCCGAGGTTAGTTGGCAAGGACTCAGATATACAATGGTAGACAGTCTAGTCTTCTTGGCCAGCCAGCCAAGTGAAATAAAGCAAGAAATACACACGTgggttttctttcctttcgcACGAATGAATGATGCAAGCGTCGGACCCGGAATACCCATCCCACTGTTTCGGACGAACTTAAGCATATTCGCCGATCCTTCCGTCTCCAATTCTAGCCCATATGCCGGGTCTAGACTAGTGCGGCTTTCCTGACGTGTATTGGCGGAAACTAAATCAGGCGGGTTCCCGTGCAATTGCATTTGAAGATCTAATCtcgactagaactagtctagagcTTGCTCCAAATGAGGCAGCCAAATCATTTTGCCTTGCAAATGTCCCTGAAAAGGATAATGCCGCTCGACCGAACAGCTTTCGAAGATTGCCGACAATCAATTTCTGCCAACGAGAGAAACAACCGGTGCTTGCTGCAATAAATGCAAAGACGCAGACAGGCCAAATACGCAACCACAATGGGCGGGAAAATTAAACCTGGGGAAACCTGACCCCCGCAGACAATTTGCCGATAGACCTGCTCACAGGACCTGAGACGAACCCCTGACAGGAACGCAGGCCGCCGACTTGTTATTCCACCAACAAGAAATAAGACCTGCCAAGGGGGCGGCCTTGACGAGAATGGTGTGGATCTACAActatctttttctttttgttttccacaTCAAACATTTTGAGAATCGACACAGATCAGGCACCGATCTGTCCAACAACAATGTGAAAAAAATGGATCCGTGTGGGTAGTCTCGAGCTGGTAGCGACGAGGCTAAACTACCCTCAAGTGCAGCGATAATATACAGAAAATCTTGGCATTTCCAAGATGTGGTCACTCGTTCTCCAGATATATTAACAGCGAGGCGCCACCTCTGGGATGGGCATTGGATCCTCAGAGATTCACCCCCTTATCCCCAGCGCCTCCGCCCTACTCTCTCCGGCTTCCCCGCTAGGCTTACCGATCTGACAAACTCTGCACCATGGTGTCCCTCACCCTAGCCATCCTGTCCCTCGCGGCGGGAGCCCTGGGCGCATCCAGGACCAGCGCGCCCTCGGGCTGCATCACGGTCAAGTCGGGCGCCAGCATCCAGCAGGCGGTCAACTCGCTGTCGACGACCGCCTCCGGCACCCAGTGCATCTTCCTGGAGCGCGGCACGTACCGGGAGCAGGTGCTCGTGCCCGCGCGCAAGGCCCAGCTGACCATCTACGGCTACTCGACCGACACGCTGAGCCACAACGCCAACGGCGCGCTCATCACGCAGCGCAAGTCGCAAAAGGACGGCCTGTCCAACGACGAGACGGCCACGCTGCGCGTCAAGGCGGCCAACTTTAGGCTCTACAACGTCAACGTCGACAACGCCTACGGCGAGGGCAGCCAGGCCGTCGCCCTGAGCGCCTACGCCGACAGCGGCTACTACGGCTGCCGCTTCACCGGCTTCCAGGACACCGTGCTGGCCAACCAGGGCAAGCAGCTGTACGCGAGGTGCCTGGTCCAGGGCGCCACCGACTTTGTCTTTGGGCAGTACGCCGCCGCGTGGTTCGAGAAGAACGACGTTAGGGTTCTGGGCAAGTCTCTTGGGTACATTACTGGTATGCTCCCGCGCCGCCCCCTATTAATATAGAGCTCTTGTCTCGTCTCTGTGCGTCATGACTGACGCGAACCATCAACCCTCTCTTTAGCAAACGGCCGTCTCGACAACAGCAACCCGTCCTACTACGTCTTCAACAACTGCAACGTCGCCGCTGCGTCGGGCCAAAGCGTTCCCCGGGGTGCCTACTACCTCGGCCGGCCGTGGCGCGAGTTTGCACGCGTCGTGTTCCAAAATACCGCCATGACCGAGGTCATCAACTCGGCGGGATGGAAGACGTGGAACACGGGCGACGAGCGCATCAGCAACGTCCTGTTTGGCGAGTACGCTAACTCGGGCGCCGGGTCGCAGGGTCAGCGCGCGTCTTTTTCCAAGAAGCTGGGGTCGGCCGTCGGCATCGACTCGATTCTGGGCAGCGGCCACCGCAGCGCAGCCTTCTATGACGGTTCTTATATGTAAAGTGGTTCGAGAGGTGCGGGTGGATGCTGCATTTGCGATTCCCACCTTGTGGGTCTTGTAAAAGTAGACGCAGGAGTTGATCGGCTGTCTTGGGTCTCATGACGACCGGGGGAAGCACCAAAGCGGCCACATGGGTAGAGTCGGAACAATTGTAAACTTGTGGCTCTCGCATCACTGGAGGCCGGATGGTGGTTAGCAGCTCTCGCATCTGGAACCAAGCAGATCAATCCAATATCCATTCCAGCACACTTCAGCAATAAGAATGTCAATGTTCGAGTTGAGGTTTTGTAaacaagggggaaaaaaactaTGTATAAGAAAAGAAATGTGAGAAAAGAAACGTCTCTAAAGAATTGTCCAACAAGTGACAAAAAAGGGGGTATTTTGCAGAACATCAATGACGACAAGCCCATGACCTCCTCCCCATATGTGTGCTAGATGCCTTAAAATGTATACCAAAAATAAAGCTTCGAGTCAAACGAGAGCAGTACCCAAGGTATTGAACCAGGATCAGCAACCTCTACGTTCGACGGGAGCCGATGAAGTGAAGGACAAAATAAACAGATAAAGCAGCCGCCCCTCCCCAAAAACTCCACAGGTCCACAAATGCGCTTCAACACCTCTGCCGAGTAGGTGATTTCCCCACTTGACAGAGAGTGCCATGCCAAACTAAAGTTTATAATCCCGAAGTGGTATTCAAGAATCGAAACCGGGCTCTCTCATTGAACGAGCCGACTCAAGCCCCAGGCTCATTAATCATGCCATGTCGGTAGCCCTGTCCAAGATGTGGGCTGGGAGCCGAAGTTCCAACCAGTTGGCCCGGACCCGGCATCCCGACAACCCCAGCCGACGTATACGTCTCGAGTCCAAGTGAAACCGGCGTCTGTTGCGAGTGGTGCGAGCCGTAGTGATAATTCGGCGCGGTGCCCGGCGACTGGCGAGGAGAAGGCGATGGGTAGGCCTGTCCGCCAGCTGGGTGAGCCGTATGTGGATGGGGCTGGTGGTGCGTGCTGGGAGATTGGTACCCCTGGTTTACTGAGCCAATAGCCGAGTGAGGCTGGGGAGCCAGATGCGACCCACCAACCTGGGTGTTGATACGATGAGGCGCGAAACCAGGATGTGCAGATCCGGTGTACCCATGGTGGCTGCTCATGGGGTTAATACCCGCCAGTGAGGGTGCTGCCGTAGTCACCGGCGGCATTGTCATGGACGCGACCGAGTCGGAAAAGGAGGGTTGCCTGGTGGCGTATGCTTGTTGAGGTAGGTCAGGTAGCGCATACTGTCCAGGGCTGACCTCATGTCTTGCACGCTTGACCGACCTCGCCCCGCCGTAGTACGTGTCGTGGCCGTAAGTCTCGCCGTAGTGCGAGCGATGCTGGTCATAGTACCCGCTGCTGCCAGCGCCAGCAAAAGACGCGAGCCCACGCGTATCTGTCGGTGTGCTATCGTTCTCGTTGATGCTGCTGTGCCGGGATACAGCCGACGTCTGCTTCCTATCCCACTCCGAGTGCTTCTTGGCAACCTCGGCATGTTGATGGTTTCTCTTGCGCGTGGTCATTGCTCTCGAGTCCTTCCTAACCCGTAACCTTACGCCTTGATCACTAAACGACCTCGTGAGGAAGGTCGACTCGGCCATACCCTCAAAGTTCTTTTGGGGGTAAACCGTAAAGGGCTGTGACGTAGCCGAGTCCAAAAAAACGCACGTCGAGTCCTTCATCTGAAACAGAGTAAACTGTAAACGAAACACTCCTTCAATTTTGATCGAGAGGTCGCCGAAGATGAAGAAGCCGCCGTCTTCATTATTGAGGTCTCGCAGCTTGTGAAGGGAGGAAACTAAGGTGCCTAGCATCGAGTTCGGGTTCGGATCGGGGTCGTCATCGCTCCCTTTGATTAAGGTGCACGCCATAAAATAATAAGGGCCTAATATAGTTAGTACATGCTGCTTTACAGCTCCTAGAGGTCAGGCTTGTGGATCTCAACTTACTTTGGAGATATATTTGAGCGGGATCACTCCGAGCTGTCCTGATCAGCTGGACAATGGGCGGGGGGTCAATCGGCTTCCGGTCCGTTCCTTATACTTGGTTAGCTCCAAGTCCATCTTTCGATTGCCGCACATCTTGTGTTACGTTGCCAATAACTCACCCTTCTCCTTCCCTTGTGCAACCCGAGCTCTTTGGGGCTCCTGACGTATTACAAGTTTATAATCGGGCTCCCTGAACTCATCAGTCGTGTCAGTCATCCAGACGGCCCCTCGTGATCTCTTCCCCCGGGGTGTGAGGTTGTTTGAGACAATGCAAAGGCACTTACGGTTCTTGCCCCACTGCTTGTGCAGATGCTTGGGCCGACATCTGTGTTTCTGCCTGCGGTGGTGTCAAGTTTGGGTCGCCAAACTGGCCTGTATAAACTTGTTGTCCGTGCATGTACGCTGCCATCCTGTCCGATCCTACGGACCCAATGCTCGGAAGTGACATGAGAGCCAGTGTAGAGGATGGAGTAGTCGCGGTACGGGTTGTTTGTCTTTGCTTGTTATCCTCTTTCCCGAGAAAGAAAACCCGAGACTCTGACGTATATTATCGCATCCCAGTCCAGAGTCGGGCGTAATGTTCGTGTATGTCTAGGCGCTGAGTGACACTGCTCTGGAGCAGTTGCGAGAGTTATCGATACAATATCCTTTCTGACAGTCTCGGCTTCTCGCTTGTTGGTATACTTGCTAGAGTTAGCTGATGAGCTTGTGGCAACCTCGTATGGACTGGTACGCGAGATAAAAATCAGTTGGGTACTGGCGGGGTATGTCACTCACAATGGCTGTATGGCTGTACTAGTACAAAtagaagacgtagctcgtgCGATATAGTGCCAAAAACAGGTCAAGTCGCTTAAAGAGTCTTTAAAGTTTCTGGGTCACCCAACGACTTATGTGCCTCGGAGGGTAGATCTTCGCGGGGGTTACGTCGGAACGGGAATGAACAAGACTGATAATCTGGTACAGCGTCAATCGTACGAATGTTCAGATGAAGAGCCAGATGGCATGAAAGAACGGTACTCGATCAGGCAAGTCATTCATCGTTACCTCTCGGACACTTGTCTCGGAAAGTAAACAACTGACAGCTAGGGCGGGTCTTGGTCGGGTTGGGACATGGGTAAGGGGAGCAAGATGCTCAGGCGGATAGTCTCTGTCACTTTGTGACAGGAGGCTAAAGGAGAGCGGAAGTTGCGACCCCGGGGACGGCAAATCTTGGTGCATTATGACGCTGACCACAACCTGCACGATGCCTCCACTGGCCGCCAAGATCTGTCACACACTCCGATGGGAGAGGCATTGTGATGGTTAAAGCTGATATGGCCGACATAGTTTGAGCTTGGCCAGTTTAGGACACTACTTCGTAGTAGAGAGGAGGCAGATCCCGGCTGGTCTTGGTTCCGTCGTAGATCATCAAGCAGTTGGGTTATGGGGCAAGGCCCTTGAGCTTTCTTGTGGGGCGAGGGGAAGCGAGGATAGGATGTGcgacaaaaaagaagaagctgcTCACCTGGTGACAAAGCCAAAGGGTACAAGTACAAGTACAAAAGGCTGCGCACAAGTATCGCGCAGTATTACCTGTGCGGTCGTATCCTCTTTCTGCTAGATTCTTCTTTGAATTGGTGGTTCGAGGCAAAGCGCATGCAGCAGTTCTCCAACAGCCAAGGATATGATCCGCGCAGTGTTTGTTGTGCCTGTCTCCGCAGGGACGTATGGTGTCTTTTGCCAGTCGACACAGCAGAAAATCGCGCGGGCTTCCAGGTGCTTGTGATGGTGCAATTCAAGTCTATGGTCCGACTTTACCCTAAGTAGAGCTCGGGATCGGCCAGGCACTCGATAGATGATTATGCGCGTATGGTGTGACTGGACCGAGATTGCGGCAGGTTTACCACGTGCCCAATATATCGCGGGTAACGTCGAGAAGGTTTTGGACTGCCTGAAAATCCGGGTGGTGGCGATCTCGGAGGTGGGgtctcacttttttttccttgttaACGGCAAGACTTGATTGAAGCTTCGTGTTCAAGAGCCGGATGAAGTTGGTTGCGCCGCAGATTCTGGCAAGTTCTTTTGGCCTCCGCGCCTCCTGCGCTCTCAGTAATATTTCTCGCGCGCCGGCGACAAGCTAATCCTGAGCCAGAGCCTAACCTTTCAAGTTTGTCGTCGTTCCGAATCGAGTTCGAGAATGAAATCGCACGACGTCGTTGGTATTGGCCACCAACTACCAAACCCTGCAGCACCGTAACTCTCCCCAGTCGAGCGCGTATGCGGCTGCTTCAAGAGGTCCACGCCCAGGCTAGACTTGGCTCGGGAGCGAGACCAGACGGCGACAATGATTGCGGGAGGACGATGCGGGTTCTGCAAATATGGCCGGAAGCCTCACTCTATTCCGCGGCTGTAGTCGAGACGCGTTTTTTTGCCGAATCTGTTTACCAGGTTTCAAAGAAGTGGTCGATTGTGGTCGCAAGAGAGAATGAGAAGAAGAGCAGTGTCGATTCCCCGGCGATCAGAACAATGCCGTCCGTATGATAAGCAGAATAAAAGAAACGCGGTTCAAGAAGGGATTGCGGGAACCGGTCACAGAATTGGAGATGAGATGGGAATGGTCAATGGATATGGGCTTGAAAGTTTGGTCTGGTTGGGCGGGGAGCAGAATGCAGGACAGGGTAGATAGGTTATATCGCCAGTGTTCTAATAGCATATGGAGAGCCGTCGTATTAAGACTGGAGCCGCCTTTGCTATGATTAACAACCAGCACCACAACCCAGTCGGGAGCCGGCCAGGTGTGGGCGGACGATGAGGTCTTGCCGGCTAGGGGGGGTGTGTGGTTGTCGCAAGGCCCCGGATTGGGGCTGTGGCTTATTAAACAAGGCCTAGTGCTAATGATATGGAGTGTGAGGCCTTTTGCTCTGGGCGTGGGACTTGTTATTTTTGTGGGATGTGGTGGTATGGAGTGATATCTTGAGTGGAAAAGTGCCAGTGAATGCGCGGGCTACGTGGATGTtctcgtgttttttttttgtcttgtctGGTTTGTTTCTTCAAGGTATAGCCTACTAGGTCTATCGTAACCTACCCACCACATGAaagatgaggatgaggagaagATGGAAAATTAAAGTCGTCAAACAGGGGCGGAGCCAGTCGGGCGCATAAATCCGATACCAGCATGCTGCTGTTTCTTGTGTGGTGTTCTTTGTTCCTTGGTGATGAACGTGTGCGTGTGTGCGTGTTTGGAGGAGGGATAAAGCATGCCTGCCCAGACAAGGGCAGACAGACCCCTGACGCCTTGATGGGGAAACAGGCATATTCGACAAGGTCGTGGTGCAAAGGATGAACAGCGGGGAGGTGGTGTTGGGTGGTGTGGATTGGGCACATTTGTCCATCTCGAGTCCTTCATTGCTGGCTCTTTGGAGCTAGCTCGGTAAGTCGGTACGAAATGTTATGCAAGGACAGGGGCCCTGAAGTGGTGGGTGTGTGTagacataaaaaaaaaaaaaaaaaaaaaagtcccgtCGCGGGACAGCCGGGCAGGTCCTTGGTCCACCACCAGGTCAGGTCAGGTACCCTTAGGTACCAATTACCCTCCTGATCCCCTGATTTTGGTGCAGCAACACCCGGAAGCAAGGGTCCTGGTCTGTACTAGTACTGGTTACTTGACCCATGACAGCTGTCAGACTAGGGTCCCAGCACAAGTTTGTGCAAAGTGGGATGTCAACTTGCCCCTGCCCGCTGTGTTATTGTGGACACGGCACCCAGAACGAGCGTATTGGCAACCCAACCAAGGCAAGCTCGATGGGGGGAGGAGCTCTTTCTGTCACTTGTCCTCGAGTCGGGTGAAGGACCAGACCAGCCGTGGGAAGCTCCACAGAAGCATGGCCGCAAACTTCTGTGGCACCTTTGTCTGTGCGGCTGCAGGCACTGCACTGATGCGTACAGCGCATGTCGCCTTATACTTTGGGGAGCTTTTCACAATTTTGTTCCCTGTTGGTTTCTCATCATTCAGCTTGGACGTCGTTTTCAACGTCCCAACGCCAACTTTCCAGTGTAATTTACCTAACGTTATTATTTCCACATTCTTCTTGTCAGTCCCTCCCATTCATGAGGATTGTATCGACACAAGAGACTGGGTCCGTCAGACAATAGGGGTGTGGTTCTGTCTGGGTAATGCATTCACAAAAGGCGCTCGGACGGCGGCTGTTCCGACAAGCTAAGCTACTATAGGAGGTTCGTTGCTAAAGCTCCGATGTCATGTCGTTGAACAAACCTCCGAGTGATGTCAATCGCGTCGCGTCAGGCGCGGTGTGGCACCGGCCCGCTAACAGGGAAGCCTATCCGTACTAAAGCGGCAGGAAAAGCTAAGAGAAGGGGAGAAAGGAAATTTTCAAACGGTCGAACGATCAGCATTTACTACTTACGGCTGCACGACCAGCCCTATTGAGGGGCATCCATTGAAATGTCAGCAGCGATGATGTCGATGATGAAGGATTGATGCACTAATGATTGCGGCACCTGCAGAGGTCCGGAAAACCCCAGAACAGGCGGCATGGACCATCAAGCACTTTGCTAGTCTTGCAGCATTGCCGCCGCCTCCCTGGCCTGATTCGGCAGGTTTGTTAGCCcgagagagggaaaaaaaagagtgggagcaaaagaaaaagaaagaaaagcaacCCAAAAATGTCGCGGCACCCGGCAGCAAAGCGCACTACGGCAAGGTAAAGGAAAGCTGGTGTGGAGACCTAATGCAAAATGAACCTGGCCCCCTCCATCAGGCTCCATGTCGATAACTGACGGCTTGGCTTCACTAGCCGGCTCTTGGGGTCCACCCGCACTGTGTCCGTCTTCAGC
Proteins encoded in this region:
- a CDS encoding pectinesterase, whose protein sequence is MVSLTLAILSLAAGALGASRTSAPSGCITVKSGASIQQAVNSLSTTASGTQCIFLERGTYREQVLVPARKAQLTIYGYSTDTLSHNANGALITQRKSQKDGLSNDETATLRVKAANFRLYNVNVDNAYGEGSQAVALSAYADSGYYGCRFTGFQDTVLANQGKQLYARCLVQGATDFVFGQYAAAWFEKNDVRVLGKSLGYITANGRLDNSNPSYYVFNNCNVAAASGQSVPRGAYYLGRPWREFARVVFQNTAMTEVINSAGWKTWNTGDERISNVLFGEYANSGAGSQGQRASFSKKLGSAVGIDSILGSGHRSAAFYDGSYM
- a CDS encoding developmental regulator VosA, translating into MSLPSIGSVGSDRMAAYMHGQQVYTGQFGDPNLTPPQAETQMSAQASAQAVGQEPEPDYKLVIRQEPQRARVAQGKEKGTDRKPIDPPPIVQLIRTARSDPAQIYLQSPYYFMACTLIKGSDDDPDPNPNSMLGTLVSSLHKLRDLNNEDGGFFIFGDLSIKIEGVFRLQFTLFQMKDSTCVFLDSATSQPFTVYPQKNFEGMAESTFLTRSFSDQGVRLRVRKDSRAMTTRKRNHQHAEVAKKHSEWDRKQTSAVSRHSSINENDSTPTDTRGLASFAGAGSSGYYDQHRSHYGETYGHDTYYGGARSVKRARHEVSPGQYALPDLPQQAYATRQPSFSDSVASMTMPPVTTAAPSLAGINPMSSHHGYTGSAHPGFAPHRINTQVGGSHLAPQPHSAIGSVNQGYQSPSTHHQPHPHTAHPAGGQAYPSPSPRQSPGTAPNYHYGSHHSQQTPVSLGLETYTSAGVVGMPGPGQLVGTSAPSPHLGQGYRHGMINEPGA